The following are encoded in a window of Spea bombifrons isolate aSpeBom1 chromosome 2, aSpeBom1.2.pri, whole genome shotgun sequence genomic DNA:
- the LOC128472640 gene encoding E3 ubiquitin-protein ligase TRAIP-like: MPIWAYCGICISPLDDTSNVAAICCGHTFHQECLLQWFRSSPRPTCPQCRTQLGSSQDVIEKLFFDIREQEGPTLNEELLKKEVERLNALILLKEEKQKQSYDKACAAHDLRQKKNTRMEDLQKHLRELKTLYSRQEEQLKFLEQQLLENKVAIEEAGTLKKRLTTLENVEMLQTQRPDMETAIRGMASAPDALEQLAIYYVSVAKECNHLMDAQTKSAEMTMNLKRELEASNYRAQKTMHEIQRSQEALNNTQMELSAIRKKKKVQLHHKTSQPAPSEATGRLPFTIPARVGFQLPKLRSPRHGARFGP; encoded by the coding sequence ATGCCCATCTGGGCATACTGCGGTATTTGTATAAGCCCTCTCGATGATACTTCCAACGTGGCAGCCATATGCTGCGGGCACACATTCCACCAAGAGTGCTTGCTGCAGTGGTTCCGCTCCTCTCCAAGGCCGACATGTCCACAGTGCAGAACTCAGTTGGGCAGCAGCCAAGATGTCATTGAAAAACTTTTCTTTGATATCAGAGAGCAGGAGGGTCCCACTCTTAATGAAGAGCTGCTAAAGAAGGAGGTGGAGAGATTGAACGCTCTTATCCTCTTAAAAGAGGAGAAGCAGAAACAATCCTATGACAAGGCATGTGCAGCGCATGACCTGCGGCAGAAGAAGAACACCAGGATggaggatttacagaaacatctTAGGGAGCTGAAAACTTTGTACTCAAGACAAGAGGAGCAGCTGAAGTTTCTAGAACAGCAGCTGTTGGAGAACAAAGTGGCCATAGAGGAAGCTGGGACGTTAAAAAAGAGGTTAACAACTTTGGAGAATGTGGAGATGCTGCAGACTCAGAGACCGGACATGGAGACAGCAATAAGAGGAATGGCGTCAGCGCCAGATGCCTTGGAACAATTGGCCATCTACTATGTGTCTGTAGCTAAAGAGTGTAACCATTTGATGGATGCACAAACAAAATCAGCAGAGATGACAATGAACTTGAAGAGGGAATTAGAGGCCTCAAACTACAGGGCTCAGAAGACCATGCATGAAATTCAGAGGTCACAGGAAGCCCTCAATAACACCCAGATGGAGCTTAGCGCTATccgaaagaaaaagaaagtgcaGCTCCATCACAAAACCTCACAGCCAGCACCCAGCGAAGCAACCGGACGCCTGCCATTTACCATCCCGGCTCGCGTTGGATTCCAGCTTCCAAAACTTCGCTCCCCCCGTCATGGGGCACGATTTGGACCTTGA
- the LOC128472642 gene encoding E3 ubiquitin-protein ligase TRAIP-like codes for MPIWAYCGICISPLDDTSNVAAICCGHTFHQECLLQWFRSSPRPTCPQCRTQLGSSQDVIKKLFFDIREQEGPTLNEELLKKEVERLNALILLKEEKQKQSYDKACAAHDLRQKKNTRMEDLQKHLRELKTLYSRQEEQLKILEQQLLENKVAIEEAGTLKKRLTTLENVEMLQTQRPDMETAIRGMASAPDALEQLAVYYVSAAKECNHLMDAQTKSAEMTMNLKRELEASNYRAQKTMHEIQRSQEALNNTQMELSAMQKKKKVQLHHKTSQSAPSEATGRLPFTIPARVGFQLPKLRSPRHGARYGP; via the coding sequence ATGCCCATCTGGGCATACTGCGGTATTTGTATAAGCCCTCTCGATGATACTTCCAACGTGGCAGCCATATGCTGCGGGCACACATTCCACCAAGAGTGCTTGCTGCAGTGGTTCCGCTCCTCTCCAAGGCCGACATGTCCACAGTGCAGAACTCAGTTGGGCAGCAGCCAAGATGTCATTAAAAAACTTTTCTTTGATATCAGAGAGCAGGAGGGTCCCACTCTTAATGAAGAGCTGCTAAAGAAGGAGGTGGAGAGATTGAACGCTCTTATCCTCTTAAAAGAGGAGAAGCAGAAACAATCCTATGACAAGGCATGTGCAGCGCATGACCTGCGGCAGAAGAAGAACACCAGGATggaggatttacagaaacatctTAGGGAGCTGAAAACTTTGTACTCAAGACAAGAGGAGCAGCTGAAGATTCTAGAACAGCAGCTGTTGGAGAACAAAGTGGCCATAGAGGAAGCTGGGACGTTAAAAAAGAGGTTAACAACTTTGGAGAATGTGGAGATGCTGCAGACTCAGAGACCGGACATGGAGACGGCAATAAGAGGAATGGCGTCAGCGCCAGATGCCTTGGAACAATTGGCCGTATACTATGTGTCTGCAGCTAAAGAGTGTAACCATTTGATGGATGCACAAACAAAATCAGCAGAGATGACAATGAACTTGAAGAGGGAATTAGAGGCCTCAAACTACAGGGCTCAGAAGACCATGCATGAAATTCAGAGGTCACAGGAAGCCCTCAATAACACCCAGATGGAGCTTAGCGCcatgcaaaagaaaaagaaagtgcaGCTCCATCACAAAACCTCACAGTCAGCACCCAGCGAAGCAACCGGACGCCTGCCATTTACCATCCCGGCTCGCGTTGGATTCCAGCTTCCAAAACTTCGCTCCCCCCGTCACGGGGCACGATATGGACCTTGA